In one window of Lepidochelys kempii isolate rLepKem1 chromosome 27, rLepKem1.hap2, whole genome shotgun sequence DNA:
- the CCR7 gene encoding C-C chemokine receptor type 7 isoform X1, with the protein MWCLHPPCDCNASRRQTMDSGKQVKVTVVLSLPFIFQLCTGNNVTDYYDSNVTVDYNMFESLCEKAEVRSFRAAFLPAMYSFICFVGLLGNGLVMLTYIYFKRLKTMTDIYLLNLALADILFLLTLPFWATSAAKYWLFGEFACKAVYCICKMSFFSGMLLLLAISIDRYFSIVQAASAHRLRSRMIFISKITCFSIWILAFVLSIPELVHSGVNSSETPRCSIIATTDLHKFDTGIKVSQMVFGFLVPLLVMSFCYFVIVKTLLQARNFEKNKAIKVIIAVVIVFIVFQLPYNGVMLAKTISAFNNTDSQCEKSKQLDVADDVTYTLACFRCCLNPFLYAFIGVKFRNDLFKLLKELGCLSQERLWQLSSCRETSRFSIAMETETTTTFSP; encoded by the exons GTAAACAGGTGAAGGTGACAGTTGTTTTGAGTCTTCCCTTCATTTTTCAG TTGTGCACAGGCAACAATGTCACGGACTACTATGACTCCAACGTCACTGTCGATTACAACATGTTCGAGAGTCTCTGTGAGAAGGCGGAGGTCCGGAGCTTCCGCGCTGCATTCCTCCCAGCTATGTACTCATTCATCTGCTTTGTTGGGCTCCTGGGTAATGGGCTAGTGATGCTGACCTACATCTACTTCAAGAGGCTCAAGACGATGACCGACATATACCTGCTGAACCTGGCTTTAGCGGACATCCTCTTCCTATTGACACTCCCCTTCTGGGCCACGAGTGCAGCCAAGTACTGGCTTTTTGGGGAGTTTGCCTGCAAAGCCGTCTACTGCATCTGTAAGATGAGCTTCTTCAGCGggatgctgctgctcctggccatCAGCATTGACAGGTACTTCTCCATCGTCCAGGCCGCCTCCGCCCACCGTCTCCGCTCCCGCATGATCTTCATCAGCAAGATCACGTGCTTCTCCATCTGGATCCTGGCCTTTGTCCTCTCCATCCCAGAACTGGTCCACAGTGGAGTGAACTCATCCGAGACCCCCCGCTGCTCCATCATTGCCACCACCGACTTGCACAAGTTCGACACCGGCATCAAAGTGTCCCAGATGGTCTTTGGCTTCCTAGTACCCCTGTTGGTCATGTCCTTCTGCTACTTTGTCATCGTCAAGACCTTGCTCCAGGCCCGTAACTTTGAGAAGAACAAGGCCATCAAGGTCATCATCGCTGTGGTGATAGTCTTCATCGTCTTCCAGCTGCCTTACAATGGCGTCATGTTGGCCAAGACCATCTCAGCTTTCAACAATACTGACAGCCAGTGCGAGAAGAGTAAGCAGCTGGATGTGGCAGACGACGTGACCTACACTCTGGCCTGCTTCCGCTGCTGCCTCAACCCCTTCCTCTATGCCTTCATTGGCGTCAAATTCCGCAATGACCTCTTCAAGCTTCTCAAGGAGCTGGGTTGCCTGAGCCAGGAGCGGCTCTGGCAGCTGTCGTCCTGCAGGGAGACCAGCCGGTTCTCCATTGCTATGGAGACAGAGACAACTACCACTTTCTCACCATGA
- the CCR7 gene encoding C-C chemokine receptor type 7 isoform X2, whose product MFESLCEKAEVRSFRAAFLPAMYSFICFVGLLGNGLVMLTYIYFKRLKTMTDIYLLNLALADILFLLTLPFWATSAAKYWLFGEFACKAVYCICKMSFFSGMLLLLAISIDRYFSIVQAASAHRLRSRMIFISKITCFSIWILAFVLSIPELVHSGVNSSETPRCSIIATTDLHKFDTGIKVSQMVFGFLVPLLVMSFCYFVIVKTLLQARNFEKNKAIKVIIAVVIVFIVFQLPYNGVMLAKTISAFNNTDSQCEKSKQLDVADDVTYTLACFRCCLNPFLYAFIGVKFRNDLFKLLKELGCLSQERLWQLSSCRETSRFSIAMETETTTTFSP is encoded by the coding sequence ATGTTCGAGAGTCTCTGTGAGAAGGCGGAGGTCCGGAGCTTCCGCGCTGCATTCCTCCCAGCTATGTACTCATTCATCTGCTTTGTTGGGCTCCTGGGTAATGGGCTAGTGATGCTGACCTACATCTACTTCAAGAGGCTCAAGACGATGACCGACATATACCTGCTGAACCTGGCTTTAGCGGACATCCTCTTCCTATTGACACTCCCCTTCTGGGCCACGAGTGCAGCCAAGTACTGGCTTTTTGGGGAGTTTGCCTGCAAAGCCGTCTACTGCATCTGTAAGATGAGCTTCTTCAGCGggatgctgctgctcctggccatCAGCATTGACAGGTACTTCTCCATCGTCCAGGCCGCCTCCGCCCACCGTCTCCGCTCCCGCATGATCTTCATCAGCAAGATCACGTGCTTCTCCATCTGGATCCTGGCCTTTGTCCTCTCCATCCCAGAACTGGTCCACAGTGGAGTGAACTCATCCGAGACCCCCCGCTGCTCCATCATTGCCACCACCGACTTGCACAAGTTCGACACCGGCATCAAAGTGTCCCAGATGGTCTTTGGCTTCCTAGTACCCCTGTTGGTCATGTCCTTCTGCTACTTTGTCATCGTCAAGACCTTGCTCCAGGCCCGTAACTTTGAGAAGAACAAGGCCATCAAGGTCATCATCGCTGTGGTGATAGTCTTCATCGTCTTCCAGCTGCCTTACAATGGCGTCATGTTGGCCAAGACCATCTCAGCTTTCAACAATACTGACAGCCAGTGCGAGAAGAGTAAGCAGCTGGATGTGGCAGACGACGTGACCTACACTCTGGCCTGCTTCCGCTGCTGCCTCAACCCCTTCCTCTATGCCTTCATTGGCGTCAAATTCCGCAATGACCTCTTCAAGCTTCTCAAGGAGCTGGGTTGCCTGAGCCAGGAGCGGCTCTGGCAGCTGTCGTCCTGCAGGGAGACCAGCCGGTTCTCCATTGCTATGGAGACAGAGACAACTACCACTTTCTCACCATGA